The genomic region TACCGGCGGGGTGATTATTACCTGCGATATTGACCGCGATCGGCTCGATGCCATCCTCACTGAAAATGCTTTTACGGCGGTGGCAAGCTATGAAGTGACTAAACCCGCGTGAGCGAAGAATTTGCCGGACTGATAGGGCGTTGAAGGCCATCTGCATACGGTATAATGCTGCTGTTTTACCAGGCCGCACGCTCGCATCAAATCCGTGGAAATAACGTTGCAGCGGATAATCTAAATACCCTTGTCAGCATAATAGTCAGCCCGCATTTTTGCGGGCTGACATCTTCAGAGGGCAACGAGTGGGCATTGACAGAAATAAATACGTTTACTTATTTCCCTGAAGTGACTGGACTAACGCTCTCTTTGCAAACGTTTAACGTCATTTTTTAGAAGGCATAACCGGAAAGAAGCAGGGTTCAGCATCTGCTTTTTGTGCCACGACGAGTGCAGTGATCATAGCAGTCCGCCAAATAGTAAGCGATCCCTTACAACCGATACCAGAACGGCCGGTATGCAGCAAAATCGGCAACTTTATGCAGTACGGCCTTTACTCATGTAGCCCGCATTCACGTTTTAAACCAAAAAAGCGCGTTTCCTCCTCCGCCATACCGGGTTCCCATTTGCGCGTGGTGTGCTTATCTCCCACCGACAGATACCCCTGGTCCCACAGCGGATGGTAATCCAGACCATTATCCTTAAGATACTGGTAAACTTGCTTATTATCCCAGTCGATAATCGGCAGTACCTTGAACACTTCGCGCTGGATAGCCAGCACCGAAAGATTTGCCCGACTGTCGGACTGCTCGCGGCGCAGACCGGCAAACCAAGTCTGCGCGTTCAGCGTTTTCATCGCGCGGTTCATGGGTTCAACTTTATTGATCTGGTTATAGCGCTCGATCCCTTCCACGCCCTGCTCCCACAGTTTCCCGTAACGTGCCTCCTGCCAGGCTGCACTCTGCTCGGCGCGAAATACCCGCAGGTTGAGCTTCAGCTGTTCAGCCAGCCGGTCAATAAACTGATAAGTTTCCGGGAAAAGGTAGCCGGTATCAGTGAGGATCACCGGAATACCGGGCGTTACCCGGCTGACCAGATGCAGACTGACCGCAGCCTGAACCCCAAAGCTGGAAGAAAGCACCGCTTCTCCGGGCAAATTTTCCAGCGCCCAGATAACCCGCCCGGTCGCCGATAGCGTATCCAGATGGTTGTTTATTTCCGCCAGCGCCATTACGCGTTCAACTTTGGGCAGCGCGTTCAGTTCAGAGAGATCGAGTACAGCCATATCACGCCTCCGTTATTGCCAGAAATCACGGGCAGGATCGACAACCGCTTTGACAATACCCACGCGCACGGCGAAGTCGCCAAAACCTTCCCCGACCTCGCGTTCTGCTGACCAGCGCCCCACCAGTTGATCAAGGGTAGACAAAATTTCCTCTTCGCTAATGTTTTCGCGGTACATACGCGGAATACGGGTGCCGATACGGTTGCCGCCAAGATGCAGGTTATAGCGCCCCGGTGCCTTGCCCACCAGACCAATTTCGGCCAGCAGCGCACGGCCACACCCATTCGGACATCCGGTCACGCGCAGCACAATATGCTCATCGCCAACGCCATGAGCGCTCATGATGCTTTCCACCCTGGTCACAAATTCCGGCAGGAAACGCTCGGCTTCCGCCATCGCCAGTGGACAGGTGGGAAAAGAGACGCAGGCCATTGAGTTTTCACGCTGCGTACTGACCGCTTCCATCAGACCATGATCGCGTGCCAGCTGCTCAATTTGTGCTTTATTAGCCGCACTCACGCCAGCCACAATCAAATTCTGATTCGCCGTCAGACGGAAATCGCCGGTATGCACCCGGGCAATTTCCGCCACGCCGCTTTTTAACGGACGCCCCGGATAGTCGAGCAGGCGGCCATTTTCAATAAACAGCGTCAGATGCCACTGATTATCAATCCCCTTGACCCAGCCAAAATGATCGCCACGTGTGGTGAATTCGTAAGGACGAACAGGTTCAAAGGTGAGTCCCGCACGGCGCTCCACTTCTGCTTTAAAGGTTTCAACGCCCACGCGTTCCAGCGTGTACTTTGTTTTAGCATTTTTACGGTCGGTACGATTGCCCCAGTCGCGCTGGGTGGTCACTACCGCTTCGGCCACCGCCAGCGTTTTGTCCAGCGGCAGATAGCCAAACTCGCTGGCGGTACGGGCATAGGTCGCCTTATTACCATGATCGATCGATAAACCACCACCGACCAGCAGATTAAAGCCGATCAGCTTGCCTTCTTCGGCAATAGCAATAAAATTCAGGTCGTTGGCGTGCAGATCCACATCATTGTGTGGGGGCACCACCACGGTCGTTTTAAATTTACGTGGCAGATAGGTTTCGCCGAGGATCGGTTCGTTATCAGTGGTGGCCACTTTTTCACGATCCAGCCAGATCTCAGCATAGGCGCGGGTTTGCGGCAGCAGGTGCTCAGAGATCTTCTTTGCCCACTCGTAAGCTTCCTGATGCAGTTCAGACTCCAGCGGATTTGAGGTGCACAGGACGTTACGGTTTACGTCATTTGCCGTCGCCAGTGCATCCAGTCCAACTTCGTTCAGCATCTGATGTGCGGGTTTAACGTTGCCTTTAAGAATGCCGTGAAACTGAAAGGTCTGACGGTTAGTCAGGCGAATGCTGCCGTAAAGGGTGTTTTCCTCAGCAAATTTATCAATGGTCAGCCATTGGGTTGGTGTGATGATGCCACCTGGCAGGCGGCAACGCAGCATCATCGCATGGCGCGGCTCCAGCTTCTGTTCAGCACGTTCAGCACGAATGTCGCGGTCATCCTGCTGATACATACCGTGAAAACGGATGAGCAGAAAATTGTCACCGCTAAAGCCCCCGGTCAGACCATCCTGCAAATCATCGGTCAGGGTACCACGCAGGTAATTGCTCTGTTTTTTCAGGCGCTCGGCATCGGTCAGTTTGCCTTCAACCACCAGCGGCCCCGGATGTTTTTCATTGTTCATTAGTAAACGTCTCGCTGATAGCGGCGCTCAATGCGCAGCTCACTTAAAAATTCATCGGCGGTGTCCAGGTCCATCCCACCGTGTTCAGCCACCACCTCCAGCAATGCCTGTTCCACATCTTTCGCCATGCGGTTCGCGTCGCCACAGACGTAAATATGTGCACCCTGCTCAATCCAGCGCCAGACTTCAGCGCCTCGTGCACGGATTTTATCCTGCACATAAACTTTATGTTGTTGGTCGCGCGACCATGCCAGATCGATATGCGTCAGCAGGCCATCTTTAACGTAGCGCTGCCATTCCACCTGGTAGAGAAAATCTTCGGTGAAGTGCGGATTGCCAAAGAACAGCCAGTTTTTACCTTCCGCGCCATCGTTATCGCGCTGCTGCAGGAAAGCGCGAAACGGCGCAATACCCGTACCCGGACCAATCATGATGACTGGCGCGCGTGGATCGGCGGGCAGACGAAAATTATCGTTATGCTCAATAAAAATACGCAATTCGCCGTCTTCTTCCAGACGGTCAGCGAGAAAACTTGACGCACCGCCTGCGCGCGGGCGGCCATCGATTTCATAACGCACCGCACCAACGGTAATATGCACTTCGGTTTCATTTTCAGCCTGCGAAGAAGCAATAGAGTAGAGTCGCGGCGTCAGTGGACGCAGCATCGCAAGCAGCTGTTCGGCCTTTAACACTATGGGTGCCCGGCGCACCATATCAATGATCGGCACAGACTGAGCGTAATGCTGCAGCTGACTCTTGTCGGATGCCAGTGACAGCAGAGGTTCATGCTGTGACAGCTGGCCGTACTGTTCAACAATCTGTGGCGTGTTGACCGTCAGCTCGAGGTGTTTTTGCAGCGCCTCAGCCAGCGGTAGCGTCTCACCGTTCAGCGCTACCGATTCATCGCCCTTGAGTTCGAGCAGAGCCAACAGTTCCTTCACCAGTGCCGGATCATTCTCATACCACACGCCCAGGGCATCACCAGGTTGATAGCGTAGCCCGGAGTCGCCCAGATCAATCTCAATATGGCGCACGTCTTTATCAGAGTTACGTCCGGTGATTTTCTGGTTCACCGAGAGGCTTGCCGTCAGCGGCGTCTCTTTATTCCACGGGCTTGAGGAAACATGATTGACCGAACCCGCTGCATTTGCCGCAGCCTGAACTGACGCCGCCGTTGGCACGCGTGATTTCAGAATCTCAACGATTTGACTGCGCCAGCGCTCCGCCTCCGCAGCATATTCGACATCGGCGTCAGCGCGCGCCAGCAGACGTTCACCGCCTAATTCAGCCAGTCTGTTGTCGAAATCCTTTCCTGCCTGACAGAAAAACGCATATGACGAGTCCCCCAGACCAAACACGGCAAACGCGGTGTTATCCAGCTTTGGTGCCTTTTTCGACATCAGAAATTTATGCAGCGCGACAGCCTCTTCCGGCGGCTCCCCTTCCCCCTGCGTGGAGGTCACGACCACCAACAGCTTTTCCTGAGCAATCTGCTTGAATTTAAAGTCACCCGAATTAACCAGATTGACATTAAGTTTAACCGCCAGTAAATCATCACGCAGCTGTTCCGCCAGACGGCGGGCATTCCCCGTTTGCGACGCCGAAAGTAAGGTGATGCCGGGAATCTCGCTCGGGGCAGGGGCACTGGCGGGCACCTGATTGACCATGCCCCAGAAATAACCTGAAAGCCATGCCAGTTGTGTCGTCGAAAAATCACCAGTCGCCACCTGCAGGCGGGCGAGTTGTTCCGAACTGAGCGGAAGCAGTGAACCTGGAGGTACCTGAGTCGTCATTGTGTAACGTGTTCCAGTGAGCAGCGCTGAGGCCACAAAATCAGTGAGATTGCGTAAGGGTAACGACTGGCATAATAACCCTTAAATAAGGATTGGTAATAATAAATAACCAAAACGACTAAACGGTTTTTCCGCTAACGCTTAATAGCAAAACAGGTTATCTAACTCACTGATTATTAGTGTCTTATCTGTAATGGTATCACATTCATCGCCTTTTGAGTCGAAAAGAATGCGAAACGGGTGCGAAAAAAGTGTTTTTCCGTTAGACTTCGCCGGCTTTTCCAGGAAATAACCGAGATTGTTCTATGGCTACCACCCTATTTAAAGATTTTCATTTTGAGGCGGCTCATCACCTGCCTGATGTTCCGGCCGGCCATAAATGCGGTCGCCTTCACGGACACTCCTTTATGGTGCGTATTGAGATTACCGGTGAGGTGGACGCGCATACCGGCTGGGTGATGGACTTTGCCGAACTGAAAGCAGCGTTCAGGCCCATATACGATCGCCTCGATCACTACTATTTGAACGATATTCCGGGGCTGTCTAATCCCACCAGTGAAGTGTTGGCAAAATGGATTTGGGAGCAGATGAAACCCTGCCTGCCGCTGTTAAGCGCGGTGATGATTAAAGAAACCTGCACCGCTGGCTGCGTTTATCGGGGCGGATAACGTTCTGATGGGGTTGTCAGGCAATATTAAGATATTTATGCGTTTGCATTGATAGCCGCCAGTTACGCGCAATACAGGTTTCAATACAAAGCCGGGTTGCCTCATCTTTCTGGCTGATGGGCTGCAACGCCACAATGCGACTTTTCTCATCCCGCAACCTTGCCAGCAACTTGTCCAGCGCCTCCACATCGCGTTGACGCGCGACCGGATGCTTTACTTCATCCGCACGAACCAACGCCTGAACGAGCACGTCATAGCCTCCGCGCATATTAACTTTGGGTGATACCGTAACCCAGGTTCCAGCGCTGCACTGCACAGTATGGGTACCGCTGGTTTCAATCTGGCAACTGAAACCGAGCTGCTCAAGATATTCTGTCAGAGGTGTCAGGTCGTAAATGCAGGGTTCACCTCCGGTGATGACCACATGCCGGGCCGCCCAACCCTGTTGCACCATCATAGCATGCAGAGTCTGCGCATCTGCCGCCCCCCATGCATCCGACTCGACGGTTTTTATCAGAATATCGCCCATGCTGGTTTCCCGACTGGCCAGTTTATCCCAAGTGTGTTTGGTATCACACCAGCTGCAGCCCACCGGACACCCCTGCAGGCGGATAAAAATTGCCGGGACG from Erwinia tracheiphila harbors:
- a CDS encoding phosphoadenylyl-sulfate reductase — its product is MAVLDLSELNALPKVERVMALAEINNHLDTLSATGRVIWALENLPGEAVLSSSFGVQAAVSLHLVSRVTPGIPVILTDTGYLFPETYQFIDRLAEQLKLNLRVFRAEQSAAWQEARYGKLWEQGVEGIERYNQINKVEPMNRAMKTLNAQTWFAGLRREQSDSRANLSVLAIQREVFKVLPIIDWDNKQVYQYLKDNGLDYHPLWDQGYLSVGDKHTTRKWEPGMAEEETRFFGLKRECGLHE
- the cysI gene encoding assimilatory sulfite reductase (NADPH) hemoprotein subunit, encoding MNNEKHPGPLVVEGKLTDAERLKKQSNYLRGTLTDDLQDGLTGGFSGDNFLLIRFHGMYQQDDRDIRAERAEQKLEPRHAMMLRCRLPGGIITPTQWLTIDKFAEENTLYGSIRLTNRQTFQFHGILKGNVKPAHQMLNEVGLDALATANDVNRNVLCTSNPLESELHQEAYEWAKKISEHLLPQTRAYAEIWLDREKVATTDNEPILGETYLPRKFKTTVVVPPHNDVDLHANDLNFIAIAEEGKLIGFNLLVGGGLSIDHGNKATYARTASEFGYLPLDKTLAVAEAVVTTQRDWGNRTDRKNAKTKYTLERVGVETFKAEVERRAGLTFEPVRPYEFTTRGDHFGWVKGIDNQWHLTLFIENGRLLDYPGRPLKSGVAEIARVHTGDFRLTANQNLIVAGVSAANKAQIEQLARDHGLMEAVSTQRENSMACVSFPTCPLAMAEAERFLPEFVTRVESIMSAHGVGDEHIVLRVTGCPNGCGRALLAEIGLVGKAPGRYNLHLGGNRIGTRIPRMYRENISEEEILSTLDQLVGRWSAEREVGEGFGDFAVRVGIVKAVVDPARDFWQ
- the cysJ gene encoding NADPH-dependent assimilatory sulfite reductase flavoprotein subunit encodes the protein MTTQVPPGSLLPLSSEQLARLQVATGDFSTTQLAWLSGYFWGMVNQVPASAPAPSEIPGITLLSASQTGNARRLAEQLRDDLLAVKLNVNLVNSGDFKFKQIAQEKLLVVVTSTQGEGEPPEEAVALHKFLMSKKAPKLDNTAFAVFGLGDSSYAFFCQAGKDFDNRLAELGGERLLARADADVEYAAEAERWRSQIVEILKSRVPTAASVQAAANAAGSVNHVSSSPWNKETPLTASLSVNQKITGRNSDKDVRHIEIDLGDSGLRYQPGDALGVWYENDPALVKELLALLELKGDESVALNGETLPLAEALQKHLELTVNTPQIVEQYGQLSQHEPLLSLASDKSQLQHYAQSVPIIDMVRRAPIVLKAEQLLAMLRPLTPRLYSIASSQAENETEVHITVGAVRYEIDGRPRAGGASSFLADRLEEDGELRIFIEHNDNFRLPADPRAPVIMIGPGTGIAPFRAFLQQRDNDGAEGKNWLFFGNPHFTEDFLYQVEWQRYVKDGLLTHIDLAWSRDQQHKVYVQDKIRARGAEVWRWIEQGAHIYVCGDANRMAKDVEQALLEVVAEHGGMDLDTADEFLSELRIERRYQRDVY
- the queD gene encoding 6-carboxytetrahydropterin synthase QueD, whose protein sequence is MATTLFKDFHFEAAHHLPDVPAGHKCGRLHGHSFMVRIEITGEVDAHTGWVMDFAELKAAFRPIYDRLDHYYLNDIPGLSNPTSEVLAKWIWEQMKPCLPLLSAVMIKETCTAGCVYRGG
- the queE gene encoding 7-carboxy-7-deazaguanine synthase QueE, producing the protein MQYPINEMFQTLQGEGFYTGVPAIFIRLQGCPVGCSWCDTKHTWDKLASRETSMGDILIKTVESDAWGAADAQTLHAMMVQQGWAARHVVITGGEPCIYDLTPLTEYLEQLGFSCQIETSGTHTVQCSAGTWVTVSPKVNMRGGYDVLVQALVRADEVKHPVARQRDVEALDKLLARLRDEKSRIVALQPISQKDEATRLCIETCIARNWRLSMQTHKYLNIA